The DNA segment ATTTTGCAAGTAATTCTTTTAAATTTGTATTATCTTCAAGCCATTTTGTAGCCATAAATACTTTTTTAGAGATTTTAGAAGCTCTCTCTTTCCATTGGGGTTGGTCATGTAAAAAGTGCTCCCAATCTTGATTAATCATAGCACTACATGTAGCTTCAGGAATTATAATAGCATCAACCTCTTCTAACCAAGTCTCAAAATATTCAATATTATGTTTTATTAAATAATCAACAGTATCAAAATCTCCTGTAAAGTATGCAGGAGCTCCACAACATAACTGTTTTTTAGGAATAAAAATATCAACATTAAGTTTTTTTAGAATTTTTACTAATCCATCTCCAGTTTTTGTGTAAGCATAGTTGCTCATACATCCAATAAATATTGCAACTCTTTGTTGTTTCCCCTCTACTTTTTCATTTGAAGGGATATTCTCTGGATACTTATTTAAAAAACTTGTTTTATCTGCATAAGTTAATGCTCTCTCTTTTTTAATTAAAGGAACAGGAAATCTAAGAAATGAGGTTTTCTTCTGCGTATCTTTTTTTAAAGCACAAGTTTGAAAAACCCAACCTAAAGATGCCAAAATATCCATTAATTTTCTATGTCTTAATAGAAAAAAGAAAGCTCTTTTATACCAAGCTATTCCATATTTTTTTGCAATATCAAATCTTACTTGTTCAATAATCATATCAGTTGGTAAATCATTAGGACAAACATCTACGCAGTTTGTACATAAAAAGCATGATTCAAAAATATCTTTTGCATTTTTATCAAGTTCTAATTCATCCCTTTTATATGCTCCTAAAAGATCAATAAATCCTCTTGGACTTGTAGTTTCATCTTGATTTACATTAAAAATAGTACATACAGGTTTACATTTACCACACTTTACACAGTCATCGCTAATTGCTGTATAATTAAATTTTTCGTTTTTTTCCATTATATTGTCTTACTAAATCTTCTTTTATTTTCAGGAACTTTTTTCAAATAAGCATCAAATGGCATACAAATATTTCTAATCAACATTGTTCCAGTTGCTGATACTTCAATCTTATCATCTTTAATTGATACTAAATCTGCTTCAATAAACTCATTTAACATCTCTAAATCTTCTTTAAAATAGTCATAAAAATTGATATTAAATTTCTCTTCTACTCTTTTTATGTTTAGACTAAAATTACTCATAAGTTCCATAATAACATATTGTCTTAGTATATCATCTTGGCTTAATCTATACCCTTTAAAAGTAGGAAGTTTCCCACTATCTAATGCATTTTCATACTCTTTTAAATCTTTATAATTTTGTGCATAATAGTCAACACCATTTCCAATAGATGTTACACCAATACCTATTAAATCAGCTCCACCTTTTGTAGTATATCCTTGGAAGTTTCTATGAAGTTCACCTTTTTCTATAGCTTTAAATAGCTCATCTTCAGGTTTAGCAAAGTGGTCCATTCCAACCATTTTATAACCATTTGAAGTAAAAAAATCAATAGTATCTTTTAATATTTCCAATTTTTCTGTTGGAGGAGCAAAAGTTGATTCATCAAATTTTCTCATTGTTTTCATAAGCCAAGGAACATGCGCATAGTTAAATACAGCTAATCTATCTGGATTTAGCTTTATTATTTGCTCTATTGTTTCATGAAATGTTTTTCTATTTTGGTGAGGCAAACCATAAATTAAATCAATGTTAATTGAGTGAATTCCAGCATCTCTTGCTATATTCATTACATTTTGAGTTGTCTCATAGGGTTGAATTCTATGAATTGTTTTCTGAACCTCTTCATTTAAATCTTGTACACCAAAGCTAAGTCTATTACATCCACCCCATTTAAGTGCATCCATATGCTCTTTTGTAAAATATCTTGGATCTACTTCACAAGAGATTTCAGCATCACTACTAAAATTAGGGAAGGTCTCTTTTAATAAAGAGATTACCTCTTTTAATTGCTCTGGAGAGAAATAAGTTGGAGTTCCTCCTCCAAAGTGCATTTGAGTTACTACTCTTTTTGTATTTAATACATTTTTTAAAAGTGATAATTCTTTTTTTAGATACTCAATATATCTAACTTTTTTATCCTCTTTTGATGTAAAGATAACATTACATCCACAAAAATAACAGGCGCTTCTACAGAAAGGTAGATGAATATATAAAGATAAATTCCTGTCATCACTTTGATTTTTGTAATACTCTTTTAAATCTTCTTGAGTAAACTCTTCACTAAACTCAGGTGCTGTTGGATATGAAGTATATCTAGGCCCTGGTTTTGAATATTTTTCAAACTTTTTAAAATCAATCATAATAAAAAACTCTTACTTTTTGTTTTGTCTATCTAACCAAACCATTACACCTTTTTGTGCATGTAGTCTATTCTCAGCCTCTTCAAAAATAAGGCTTTGAGGGCTTTCAATTACACCTTCACTAACTTCATAACCTCTATAAGCAGGAAGGCAGTGTAAGAATATTGCATTTGGTGCACCAAGTTTCATCATTGCTTCATCTACAATATAGCCATCAAAATCTTTAATTCTCTTCTCTTTCTCATTCTCTTGTCCCATTGATACCCAAGTGTCGGTTGTAATAACTGTTGCACCTTTAACAGCCTCTTTAGGATCATTTGTAATAATAATTTTAGCTCCTGATTCTTTTGAAAACTCTTGTGCATCTTTTAGAATTTGTGCATCAACTTCATAACCTTTTGGTGTTGCAACTCTAAGTTCAAAACCAAGCTTTGAAGCTAACATTAACCATGAATGAGTCATATTATTACCATCTCCAACATAAGCAACAA comes from the Halarcobacter ebronensis genome and includes:
- a CDS encoding (Fe-S)-binding protein, giving the protein MEKNEKFNYTAISDDCVKCGKCKPVCTIFNVNQDETTSPRGFIDLLGAYKRDELELDKNAKDIFESCFLCTNCVDVCPNDLPTDMIIEQVRFDIAKKYGIAWYKRAFFFLLRHRKLMDILASLGWVFQTCALKKDTQKKTSFLRFPVPLIKKERALTYADKTSFLNKYPENIPSNEKVEGKQQRVAIFIGCMSNYAYTKTGDGLVKILKKLNVDIFIPKKQLCCGAPAYFTGDFDTVDYLIKHNIEYFETWLEEVDAIIIPEATCSAMINQDWEHFLHDQPQWKERASKISKKVFMATKWLEDNTNLKELLAKSNKKFDTTVTYHDACHARKVQGVWKEPRELLKQNYVMTEMSDPNRCCGFGGVTMQSEKYHLARAAGLPKAAMIKETNAQIVSAECSACRIQVSNSLHVSNVDVIFKNPIELIADALED
- the hemN gene encoding oxygen-independent coproporphyrinogen III oxidase, whose translation is MIDFKKFEKYSKPGPRYTSYPTAPEFSEEFTQEDLKEYYKNQSDDRNLSLYIHLPFCRSACYFCGCNVIFTSKEDKKVRYIEYLKKELSLLKNVLNTKRVVTQMHFGGGTPTYFSPEQLKEVISLLKETFPNFSSDAEISCEVDPRYFTKEHMDALKWGGCNRLSFGVQDLNEEVQKTIHRIQPYETTQNVMNIARDAGIHSINIDLIYGLPHQNRKTFHETIEQIIKLNPDRLAVFNYAHVPWLMKTMRKFDESTFAPPTEKLEILKDTIDFFTSNGYKMVGMDHFAKPEDELFKAIEKGELHRNFQGYTTKGGADLIGIGVTSIGNGVDYYAQNYKDLKEYENALDSGKLPTFKGYRLSQDDILRQYVIMELMSNFSLNIKRVEEKFNINFYDYFKEDLEMLNEFIEADLVSIKDDKIEVSATGTMLIRNICMPFDAYLKKVPENKRRFSKTI
- the argF gene encoding ornithine carbamoyltransferase, whose translation is MRHFLTLRDYTKSEILEILELAAKIKTETKNRVYKDYLPRYTLGMIFEKSSTRTRVSFETGIYQLGGIGLFLSSNDIQLGRGEPMSDTARVISRMVDMVMIRTFEQSKIEEFAKYSKVPVINGLTNEYHPVQLMADYLTIQEAGLDKNLVVAYVGDGNNMTHSWLMLASKLGFELRVATPKGYEVDAQILKDAQEFSKESGAKIIITNDPKEAVKGATVITTDTWVSMGQENEKEKRIKDFDGYIVDEAMMKLGAPNAIFLHCLPAYRGYEVSEGVIESPQSLIFEEAENRLHAQKGVMVWLDRQNKK